In Flavobacteriales bacterium, one genomic interval encodes:
- a CDS encoding polysaccharide pyruvyl transferase family protein yields the protein MKLTYHEGQNFGDALNPLIFKKLFPDFFDDDERILFIGIGSILGLKKGTERTERRIYFSSGFAADAPSTYGTLPELRGTDDVICVRGPLTAKALGLPASKAIADGAILIKPLFPLERTETVTPFAYMPHIGSFKFFNDWKGLLVELGIAPIDPRDEPMSILQQLQGTGVLLTEAMHGAIVADAMGVPWIPVVCYDTINAFKWQDFTSSMGLSYTPQRVPPLFDRDFVGLMVKNKMKGIGLVPLERIATRSYAAYQQGIVRGRVARAFEKILGIRPELSDRAILDQRISALLDRADHVRSTYGRPMA from the coding sequence ATGAAACTGACCTACCATGAAGGCCAAAATTTTGGAGATGCCTTGAACCCGCTCATCTTCAAGAAACTATTCCCTGACTTTTTCGATGACGACGAACGCATCCTATTCATTGGCATTGGATCCATATTGGGGCTCAAGAAGGGAACTGAGCGAACAGAACGTCGCATTTATTTTTCCAGTGGATTTGCGGCAGACGCACCGAGCACCTACGGCACCCTACCAGAGCTGCGTGGGACGGATGATGTGATTTGTGTGCGTGGACCATTGACCGCTAAGGCATTAGGCCTGCCTGCGAGCAAGGCGATAGCTGATGGTGCCATTCTCATTAAGCCCCTATTTCCGCTTGAACGGACTGAGACCGTAACGCCGTTTGCCTATATGCCACATATCGGCAGTTTCAAATTTTTCAATGATTGGAAAGGTCTCCTCGTTGAACTTGGCATTGCGCCGATCGACCCACGGGACGAACCGATGAGCATCCTGCAACAATTACAAGGAACCGGGGTGCTGCTTACAGAGGCCATGCACGGCGCGATCGTGGCGGATGCTATGGGAGTTCCTTGGATACCGGTTGTTTGCTATGATACCATCAACGCCTTTAAATGGCAGGATTTCACATCCTCCATGGGTCTTTCCTATACCCCACAGCGAGTTCCTCCTTTGTTCGATCGGGATTTTGTCGGACTGATGGTCAAGAATAAAATGAAGGGCATAGGCCTTGTGCCATTGGAGCGTATTGCTACCCGGTCATACGCAGCTTATCAGCAAGGCATCGTCCGCGGGAGGGTAGCAAGAGCATTTGAAAAGATCCTTGGCATACGGCCAGAACTAAGCGATCGTGCCATATTGGACCAGCGGATCAGTGCGCTTTTGGACAGAGCGGACCATGTGCGCAGTACGTATGGCAGACCTATGGCTTGA
- the ung gene encoding uracil-DNA glycosylase: protein MVNAPPISNIGEDWIIHLQSAFQSPSYSELCTFLDRERTTSVIYPKKEDVFAAFGHTPLFNVKVVILGQDPYHGEGQAHGLSFSVPKGMRTPPSLRNIFKEIQRDLNTEAPRTTDLSGWAQQGVLLLNTVLTVRENEAGSHRSKGWEQFTDAVITVVSEQLNGIIFLLWGNPAQHKESLIDTQKHVVLKAPHPSPLSAHRGFIGCGHFSRVNELLQELGKSTIDWMQ, encoded by the coding sequence ATGGTTAACGCTCCACCTATTTCGAATATTGGCGAGGATTGGATAATTCACTTGCAAAGTGCATTCCAGAGTCCTTCCTATTCTGAACTTTGCACCTTTCTGGATCGTGAACGAACTACCTCGGTGATCTACCCAAAGAAGGAAGACGTGTTCGCTGCGTTCGGTCATACGCCTTTGTTCAACGTGAAGGTGGTCATCCTAGGGCAAGACCCTTATCACGGCGAAGGACAAGCACATGGACTTTCTTTTTCTGTACCAAAGGGTATGCGAACTCCACCTTCTCTGCGGAATATCTTCAAGGAGATCCAACGTGACCTCAATACTGAGGCACCCCGGACGACCGACCTTAGTGGCTGGGCTCAGCAAGGCGTACTTTTGCTAAATACGGTACTTACGGTCCGTGAGAACGAAGCGGGCTCACATCGCAGCAAAGGCTGGGAACAATTCACGGATGCGGTCATAACGGTAGTGTCGGAACAACTGAACGGCATCATCTTCCTACTTTGGGGAAATCCTGCTCAGCACAAGGAATCATTGATCGATACCCAAAAACATGTTGTGCTCAAAGCGCCCCATCCTTCTCCACTCTCAGCACACCGAGGATTCATAGGATGTGGGCATTTCAGTCGCGTAAATGAACTGCTCCAAGAACTAGGAAAAAGCACCATCGACTGGATGCAATGA
- a CDS encoding L,D-transpeptidase gives MELRYPEQPRTGTLLYVSLDQQSMFLVKEGTLLKVYPVATASNGPGMEINSNRTPTGLHVIGKKIGDNVPMMGILSERRYTGELANPDRISEDTDLITSRILWLEGLEPGVNKGGANDSYQRCIYIHGTANERSIGSPSSHGCIRMLNADVIDLYERVPVGALVVILDN, from the coding sequence ATGGAACTGCGTTATCCGGAACAGCCGCGAACGGGGACTTTGCTTTATGTCTCGTTGGATCAACAGAGCATGTTCCTCGTAAAAGAGGGCACGCTCTTGAAGGTCTACCCGGTTGCCACTGCTAGCAACGGACCAGGAATGGAAATAAATAGTAATCGCACACCTACTGGTCTTCATGTGATCGGAAAAAAGATCGGTGATAATGTTCCGATGATGGGTATCCTGAGTGAACGGCGCTATACGGGTGAATTAGCGAACCCTGATCGGATCAGCGAGGACACCGACCTGATCACATCGCGCATCCTGTGGTTGGAAGGTTTGGAACCGGGCGTGAACAAAGGTGGAGCAAACGATAGCTATCAACGGTGCATCTATATCCACGGCACGGCCAATGAACGTTCCATTGGATCCCCATCTTCGCATGGCTGCATCCGCATGCTGAATGCCGATGTCATTGACCTTTACGAAAGAGTTCCTGTTGGCGCATTGGTGGTGATATTGGATAACTGA
- a CDS encoding DNA recombination protein RmuC gives MVTQNTRLTQEADNLTKALKGDSQSQGAWGEMILEKLLDSSGLIKGQEYSMQESTTLSDGSRLRPDAVIMLPENKHLIIDAKVSLLHYERYASSNGSDERDKFLKQHVDSIRTHAKGLGEKNYTKLYGVDSVDFVLMFVPIEPAFLTAIRERPEIFQEAYDRQVVMVTHSTLMATLRTIHGIWKNERIARNHIKIAERAGALYDKFHGFTEDLGRIGKSVNDAQKSYEAAVGKLSEGPGNLIRQVEKLKELGAKTNKTIHPKLLERSKGGITNLIE, from the coding sequence TTGGTTACACAGAACACACGCCTTACCCAAGAAGCGGATAATCTTACCAAAGCATTGAAGGGCGATTCACAGAGCCAAGGTGCATGGGGCGAAATGATCCTGGAAAAACTATTGGACAGTTCCGGCCTGATCAAAGGACAGGAATATTCCATGCAGGAAAGCACTACGCTCAGTGATGGTTCACGGCTGCGTCCTGATGCGGTGATCATGCTTCCTGAAAACAAGCACCTGATCATCGATGCCAAGGTTTCATTGTTGCACTACGAACGCTATGCATCCAGCAACGGATCGGATGAACGCGATAAGTTCCTGAAGCAACATGTGGATAGTATCCGAACGCACGCCAAGGGGCTCGGTGAAAAGAACTACACCAAATTATATGGTGTGGACAGCGTGGATTTCGTGCTGATGTTCGTGCCGATCGAACCCGCGTTCTTGACCGCAATACGCGAAAGACCGGAGATCTTCCAAGAGGCCTATGACCGACAGGTGGTCATGGTAACGCATTCCACATTGATGGCAACTTTACGCACCATCCATGGGATCTGGAAGAACGAACGCATTGCACGGAACCACATTAAGATCGCGGAACGCGCTGGCGCATTGTATGATAAGTTCCATGGTTTTACGGAAGACCTTGGACGCATCGGAAAAAGCGTGAACGATGCCCAGAAAAGTTACGAAGCTGCAGTGGGAAAATTGAGCGAAGGACCGGGGAACTTGATCCGCCAAGTCGAAAAACTGAAGGAGCTCGGCGCAAAGACCAACAAGACGATCCACCCCAAATTATTGGAACGTTCCAAAGGTGGAATAACGAACCTGATCGAATGA